The following are encoded together in the Triticum dicoccoides isolate Atlit2015 ecotype Zavitan chromosome 6B, WEW_v2.0, whole genome shotgun sequence genome:
- the LOC119324843 gene encoding probable serine/threonine-protein kinase WNK4 — translation MEVFGDRDEPTDPEYIEVDPTGRYMRYNEVLGRGAVKTVYKAFDEAEGIEVAWNQVNIDEVMHCPDNLERLYSEVHLLKSLKHENVMKFYNYWVDDQKKTINVITELFTSGSLRHYRRKHPRVDLKAIKNWARQVLHGLDYLHSHQPPIIHRDLKCDNIFVNGNHGQVKIGDLGLATIMRTPKARSVIGTPEFMAPELYDESYDELVDIYSFGMCMLEMFTLEYPYNECKNPAQIFKKVSKGVKPAALFKIVNAEVKHFIEKCLLPASERLSAKELLQDPFLCSENANGFAGTMVPSSIPKAVEISLQSLHMDVDTRGSMCGSSGKKNVLGSPHKSVLEFTRTNRNTELNLKGEKLDDSSVSLVLRIADLCGQARNIHFLFYLESDTAMSVAAEMVEQLELADCDVTFIADFIDLLIVNLVPGRKLANDAAMSSYEESKTCGSDQATISQQNPLEMPPDYVLVQSTMHSKDISASPNKYLESVSSATNLEGPKCSEGSDFSAQLAGSSESPSYDGTDDCGTMYCGGYKEGIHKLDCNHVLGDGSRNISIFHIDEASPPSELVSGCSSISITDSQDVLNGELDLIEVEYKDWFDELARMREEAMEGGGQEKWLQYNDV, via the exons ATGGAAGTATTTGGTGATCGGGATGAGCCGACCGATCCTGAATACATAGAGGTGGATCCGACCGGGCGATACATGCGC TACAATGAGGTGTTGGGGAGAGGAGCTGTCAAGACTGT TTACAAGGCATTTGATGAGGCCGAAGGTATCGAAGTTGCATGGAATCAAGTCAACATAGATGAGGTGATGCATTGTCCAGATAACCTTGAGAGGCTCTACTCGGAAGTTCATCTACTGAAATCTCTCAAGCATGAAAATGTAATGAAGTTTTACAATTATTGGGTTGATGATCAAAAGAAGACAATCAATGTTATTACTGAACTGTTTACATCTGGCAGTCTTAGGCA TTACCGACGGAAACATCCACGTGTTGATTTGAAAGCAATAAAGAATTGGGCAAGACAGGTTCTTCATGGATTAGATTACTTGCACAGCCACCAACCTCCGATTATCCACAGAGACCTAAAGTGTGATAATATTTTTGTTAATGGCAATCATGGACAAGTTAAGATTGGAGATCTTGGACTAGCTACAATTATGCGAACACCTAAAGCAAGAAGTGTTATTG GTACTCCTGAATTCATGGCACCTGAGCTATATGATGAGAGTTATGATGAACTGGTCGATATTTACTCCTTTGGTATGTGCATGTTGGAAATGTTCACTCTTGAATATCCATACAATGAATGCAAAAATCCAGCTCAGATCTTTAAAAAAGTGTCCAAG GGTGTCAAACCGGCTGCACTGTTCAAAATTGTAAATGCTGAAGTTAAGCATTTCATTGAGAAATGTTTACTTCCTGCTTCTGAGAGGCTGTCCGCCAAAGAACTATTGCAAGATCCATTTCTTTGCTCCGAAAATGCAAATGGTTTTGCTGGCACTATGGTTCCATCATCAATTCCCAAAGCAGTAGAGATCTCTCTGCAATCTTTGCACATGGACGTCGATACTCGTGGATCTATGTGTGGTAGCTCGGGCAAGAAAAATGTCCTTGGTTCTCCACATAAATCCGTGTTGGAGTTCACGAGAACTAACAGAAATACGGAACTCAATCTGAAGGGAGAGAAACTTGATGATAGTTCAGTCTCACTGGTTCTACGGATTGCTGATTTGTGTG GTCAAGCAAGAAATATCCATTTCCTCTTCTACCTCGAATCTGACACAGCTATGTCTGTTGCTGCGGAAATGGTTGAACAGTTGGAGCTAGCAGACTGCGATGTTACTTTCATTGCTGATTTTATTGACCTTCTGATAGTCAATCTTGTTCCTGGTCGGAAACTGGCAAATGATGCAGCTATGAGTTCATACGAGGAATCTAAAACGTGTGGAAGTGATCAAGCAACTATTTCCCAGCAGAACCCATTAGAGATGCCACCTGATTATGTGTTAGTTCAAAGTACAATGCATTCTAAAGATATCAGTGCATCGCCGAATAAATATCTAGAATCTGTCTCAAGTGCAACTAACCTGGAGGGGCCAAAGTGCTCTGAGGGATCGGACTTCTCTGCGCAGCTTGCTGGGAGTTCTGAAAGTCCGAGCTACGATGGCACTGATGACTGTGGGACTATGTACTGTGGTGGGTACAAAGAGGGAATCCACAAACTAGACTGCAACCATGTTCTAGGTGATGGGTCAAGGAACATTTCGATTTTCCATATAGATGAAGCATCACCTCCTTCGGAGCTGGTGAGTGGTTGCTCGTCAATTTCCATTACCGATAGTCAAGATGTGCTGAATGGGGAGCTTGATTTGATTGAAGTCGAGTACAAAGATTGGTTTGATGAATTAGCAAGGATGCGGGAAGAAGCTATGGAGGGAGGAGGACAGGAGAAGTGGTTACAATATAATGATGTTTAA